From Tubulanus polymorphus chromosome 9, tnTubPoly1.2, whole genome shotgun sequence, a single genomic window includes:
- the LOC141910649 gene encoding phospholipid scramblase 1-like, which produces MAAPVMQQPVAWVSAPQGKPANCPPGLEYLTQVDQLLVHQQIELLEAFTGFETNNKYEIKNSMGQRVYFAAEDTSCCTRNCCGPSRPFEIQIMDNSGREVIHLHRPLRCSTCWCPCCLQKVEVSAPVGNNIGYIKQAWSICSPKFYIQDSKEETVLQIQGPCFHCSICGDVEFQVLSADGDVQVGKISKQWSGFAKELFTDADNFGIQFPMDLDVNIKAVMVGAVFLIDFMFFEKEDNKENTKVGMV; this is translated from the exons atggcaGCCCCAGTAATGCAGCAACCCG TTGCTTGGGTGTCAGCACCTCAAGGCAAACCTGCAAACTGTCCACCAGGTTTAGAGTATCTCACCCAGGTCGATCAGCTCTTAGTTCATCAACAAATAGAGCTTTTAGAAG CGTTCACTGGATTTGAAACGAACAATAAATATGAGATCAAGAACTCAATGGGACAACGCGTCTACTTCGCAGCGGAAG ACACGAGTTGCTGTACTCGTAACTGCTGCGGTCCGTCTCGTCCGTTCGAAATACAGATCATGGATAATTCCGGCCGTGAAGTGATACATTTACATCGTCCTCTACGTTGCTCGACGTGTTGGTGCCCGTGCTGTTTACAG AAAGTTGAGGTGTCCGCTCCAGTCGGAAACAACATTGGTTACATCAAACAAGCATGGAGCATATGCTCACCTAAATTCTATATCCAAGACTCTAAAGAGGAAACCGTCTTACAAATACAGGGTCCATGTTTTCATTGTTCAATCTGTGGAGATGTGGAATTTCAA gTCTTGTCAGCTGACGGTGATGTTCAGGTCGGTAAAATCTCCAAACAGTGGTCAGGATTCGCGAAGGAACTCTTCACGGATGCCGATAATTTCGGCATTCAGTTTCCAATGGATCTGGACGTCAATATCAAAGCAGTTATGGTTGGAGCTGTGTTTCTCATT GATTTCATGTTCTTTGAGAAAGAAGACAACAAAGAAAATACGAAAGTAGGCATGGTTTAA
- the LOC141910650 gene encoding F-box only protein 36-like isoform X1 produces MAAPGDRRQSVIDAVKHLGLDRKQSIIPTEKGIIFEYSDVAPSPSRDFCQIIVSKEEVVFRWWKISSRNDARVAPGQVRETHEEFLDDDRTQSEIHRVFGKGMVDYVKNLCNGKIDYIARLPHKVLIHMLLHLDLEDISRLAQTCKQFRKLCNSDDLWERIYRTNSETPITAELTSLAEEQGWKKLFFTNKLQLQRQLRKRDKKQQQKIKR; encoded by the exons atggcggctccGGGAGATAGAAGGCAGTCAGTGATCGACGCGGTCAAACATTTGGGTTTAGACAGAAAACAATCGATTATTCCCACTGAGAAAGGgatcatatttgaatattcagaCGTAGCGCCGTCTCCCAGTCGCGATTTCTGCCAAATCATTGTCTCTAAAGAAGAA GTAGTGTTCCGTTGGTGGAAGATTTCATCTCGAAACGATGCTAGAGTCGCGCCTGGACAAGTACGCGAGACGCATGAAGAATTCTTAGACGATGATCGAACTCAAA gtGAAATACATCGTGTTTTTGGTAAAGGAATGGTGGATTACGTGAAAAATCTCTGCAACGGTAAAATAGATTACATCGCTCGCCTTCCGCACAAAGTGCTCATTCATATGTTGTTACATCTCGACTTGGAGGACATTTCACGACTGGCTCAAACCTGTAAACAGTTCAGAAAG CTGTGTAATAGCGACGACTTGTGGGAGAGAATATATCGAACAAACAGCGAGACACCGATCACAGCAGAACTGACGTCACTCGCTGAGGAACAGGGCTGGAAAAAACTATTCTTTACTAATAAATTACAGTTACAG CGACAATTGAGAAAACGTGACAAAAAACAGCAACAAAAGATCAAGAGATAA
- the LOC141910650 gene encoding F-box only protein 36-like isoform X2, producing MAAPGDRRQSVIDAVKHLGLDRKQSIIPTEKGIIFEYSDVAPSPSRDFCQIIVSKEEVVFRWWKISSRNDARVAPGQVRETHEEFLDDDRTQSEIHRVFGKGMVDYVKNLCNGKIDYIARLPHKVLIHMLLHLDLEDISRLAQTCKQFRKLCNSDDLWERIYRTNSETPITAELTSLAEEQGWKKLFFTNKLQLQVQLRRKKSDH from the exons atggcggctccGGGAGATAGAAGGCAGTCAGTGATCGACGCGGTCAAACATTTGGGTTTAGACAGAAAACAATCGATTATTCCCACTGAGAAAGGgatcatatttgaatattcagaCGTAGCGCCGTCTCCCAGTCGCGATTTCTGCCAAATCATTGTCTCTAAAGAAGAA GTAGTGTTCCGTTGGTGGAAGATTTCATCTCGAAACGATGCTAGAGTCGCGCCTGGACAAGTACGCGAGACGCATGAAGAATTCTTAGACGATGATCGAACTCAAA gtGAAATACATCGTGTTTTTGGTAAAGGAATGGTGGATTACGTGAAAAATCTCTGCAACGGTAAAATAGATTACATCGCTCGCCTTCCGCACAAAGTGCTCATTCATATGTTGTTACATCTCGACTTGGAGGACATTTCACGACTGGCTCAAACCTGTAAACAGTTCAGAAAG CTGTGTAATAGCGACGACTTGTGGGAGAGAATATATCGAACAAACAGCGAGACACCGATCACAGCAGAACTGACGTCACTCGCTGAGGAACAGGGCTGGAAAAAACTATTCTTTACTAATAAATTACAGTTACAG GTTCAACTGAGGCGAAAGAAATCAGATCATTGA